Proteins co-encoded in one Aspergillus flavus chromosome 2, complete sequence genomic window:
- a CDS encoding extracellular triacylglycerol lipase (unnamed protein product) — translation MIMAFDEVVTVILVVLSILLYGTCSTASLISFGTSGASTYDQSDRKDSTVSRETFASLEELSRIVDVSYCVGSTGVQKPFRCLSRCNEFPGFELITTWSTGPLLSDSCGYIALSHFPHAKRIIIAFRGTYSITDTIIDLSAYPQAYVPYDPNGRDDQELLRCRNCTVHAGFLASWLNTRPIILKHVSAARKQYRDYKVVLVGHSLGGAVAALAGLEMQMRGWEPQVTTFGEPKIGNKEFVTFLNEAFKLGTVSPSDDAQQWKFRRVTHVNDPVPLLPLEEWGYEMHAGEIFISKAVLPPSESDVIICDGDKDARCITGEQNNMRAMFHEIKLNAAKHEWLYSVADLTDQVVLAESDTSPSAMGFPSGAERQQISLRLPWNLIPSRYRLWELFFAHRDYFWRIGLCVPGGDPTGKEKNYQS, via the exons ATGATAATGGCATTTGATGAAGTTGTTACAGTTATCCTTGTTGTCTTATCTATCCTACTATACGGAACGTGCTCAACTGCTAGTCTCATTTCCTTTGGAACAAGCGGAGCTTCTACTTACGACCAGAGCGACAGAAAAGACAGCACCGTCTCGCGCGAAACTTTTGCCTCTTTAGAAGAGCTCTCGCGCATTGTTGACGTCTCGTACTGTGTCGGCAGTACAGGAGTACAGAAACCGTTCCGTTGCTTGAGTCGGTGTAATGAATTTCCGGGCTTTGAATTGATCACC ACGTGGAGCACCGGCCCCCTCCTCTCGGACTCGTGTGGCTATATCGCGCTGTCCCATTTCCCACATGCGAAGCGCATAATTATTGCTTTCCGTGGCACCTATTCAATCACAGACACTATAATCGACCTTTCAGCCTACCCGCAGGCGTACGTACCATATGACCCTAATGGTCGGGACGACCAGGAGTTGTTAAGATGTCGTAATTGCACAGTTCACGCGGGATTCCTGGCCTCGTGGCTGAACACTCGCCCGATCATCCTCAAACATGTTTCGGCAGCAAGGAAACAGTATCGTGACTATAAAGTGGTGCTCGTCGGTCACTCGCTTGGTGGGGCAGTTGCAGCGCTGGCTGGGCTTGAGATGCAAATGCGAGGCTGGGAGCCGCAGGTGACGACATTTGGAGAGCCTAAGATCGGAAACAAGGAGTTTGTCACGTTTCTTAACGAAGCGTTCAAGCTCGGTACGGTGTCACCATCAGATGATGCTCAGCAATGGAAATTCCGGAGGGTAACTCATGTAAATGACCCTGTGCCTCTCCTGCCACTAGAAGAATGGGGATATGAGATGCATGCAGGAGAAATTTTCATTTCAAAGGCTGTTCTCCCGCCCTCCGAGTCCGACGTGATAATTTGCGATGGTGACAAAGACGCACGCTGCATCACTGGCGAACAAAATAACATGAGAGCCATGTTTCACGAGATCAAGTTGAATGCGGCGAAGCACGAGTGGCTTTATAGCGTGGCGGACCTCACAGATCAGGTGGTTTTGGCTGAGAGTGACACATCTCCATCGGCAATGGGCTTTCCAAGCGGCGCTGAAAGGCAACAGATATCGCTTCGCCTGCCGTGGAATCTTATTCCTTCTAGATACCGACTCTGGGAGCTATTCTTTGCTCACCGAGACTACTTCTGGCGGATAGGTCTCTGCGTTCCTGGCGGGGATCCAACgggcaaggaaaagaattaTCAATCCTAG